The genome window CCCTTTGGTCTGGTTCGCATGCGGCCCGCTGACATACTCGGCCGTGGCTCAACGAAAAAACCCTGCCCAGATTGCAAACAAGTTGGGGGCAAAGACTTCCGACGCAACCCCCTCGCCGCGAAAAATTCAACCAAGGGAACAGTTTGGCCGATCCTTGCGTTAAGAAATGCTCAGTCGCGCTCCACCAGGCTCCCCCACAGGTCGTAGTCTTCGGCGTGTTCGACCTCAACTTCTACGATATCGCCAACTGCGACGCGGGTTTCGCCGTTGAGATACACCTCGCCGTCGATATCCGGCGCGTCGGCGGCGGACCGGCCGATCGCGCCCTCTTCGTCGACCTCGTCGACGATCACGTCGATGCGGGTGCCGATCTTGGCCGCCATCCGCCGCGCCGAAACCGCCTGCTGCGCCTGCATGAAGCGGTGCCAGCGCTCGTCCTTGACCTCTTCGGGCAGGTGGTCCGCGAGGGCGTTGGCGGGCGCCCCCGCGACGTTCTCGTATTTGAAGCAACCGACGCGGTCGAGCTCCGCCTGGTCGATCCAGTCGAGCAGCGCCGCGAAATCCGCCTCGGTCTCGCCGGGGAAGCCGACGATGAAGGTGGAACGCAGGGTCAGCCCCGGCACCTTGTCGCGCCAGTGGCGGATCCGTTCGAGCAGCCGGTCGTGGCCGCCCGGGCGGCGCATCGCCTTGAGCACGCTCGGGCTGGCGTGCTGGAACGGGATGTCGAGGTAAGGGAGGATCGCGCCGTCGGCCATCAGCGGCAGCAGGTCCTCGATCTCGCGGGTGGGATAGACGTAATGCAGCCGCACCCACAGGCCGAGCTTGCCGAGCGCCTCGCACAGGTCGACGACGTGGGCGCGCACCGGCCCGCCGCGCCAGGTGGTCGCCGCATGGCGGAGATCGCGGCCGTAGGCGGAAGTGTCCTGCGAGATCACCAGCAGTTCCTGCACCCCGGCGTCGGCGAGCGCCT of uncultured Alphaproteobacteria bacterium contains these proteins:
- the yliG gene encoding putative AdoMet-dependent methyltransferase, UPF0004 family (Evidence 3 : Function proposed based on presence of conserved amino acid motif, structural feature or limited homology; Product type pe : putative enzyme), which produces MSTPSTPLAASAARKIGIVSLGCPKALVDSERILTRLRAEGYAISPTYADADAVIVNTCGFLDSARAESLAAIGEAIAENGKVIVTGCLGVDEATVRKQFPQVLAVSGPHQYEAVMRAVHAAAPPDDNPHTALVPPEGVRLTPRHYAYLKISEGCDHACAFCIIPQLRGPLASRPAAKILYEAEALADAGVQELLVISQDTSAYGRDLRHAATTWRGGPVRAHVVDLCEALGKLGLWVRLHYVYPTREIEDLLPLMADGAILPYLDIPFQHASPSVLKAMRRPGGHDRLLERIRHWRDKVPGLTLRSTFIVGFPGETEADFAALLDWIDQAELDRVGCFKYENVAGAPANALADHLPEEVKDERWHRFMQAQQAVSARRMAAKIGTRIDVIVDEVDEEGAIGRSAADAPDIDGEVYLNGETRVAVGDIVEVEVEHAEDYDLWGSLVERD